In Calliopsis andreniformis isolate RMS-2024a chromosome 6, iyCalAndr_principal, whole genome shotgun sequence, a single genomic region encodes these proteins:
- the LOC143181286 gene encoding uncharacterized protein LOC143181286 isoform X1 — protein MRAGFTLPTKITAFFRKDHRGLIAKNRYRPYSHASLTKILRSRDRLIDRQVFLWQVGVDRPSRSRINTIKIDTNVKAKRKDRERGKTRKSKIYSLYNIEAASRMTFAVVSFVCTTSREKNSKIR, from the exons ATGCGAGCTGGTTTTACGTTACCAACGAAAATAACAGCGTTTTTCAGGAAAGACCACCGGGGTCTGATCGCCAAAAACCGCTATAGACCGTACAGCCACGCATCGCTCACTAAAATACTTCGATCGAGGGACCGCTTGATTGATCGTCAAGTCTTCCTGTGGCAGGTGGGCGTCGATCGACCTTCTAGATCACGTATTAACACAATCAAAATCGACACCAATGTGAAAGCGAAACGGAAG GACAGAGAGAGAGGAAAAACAAGAAAGAGCAAGATATATAGTTTGTATAACATTGAGGCAGCATCAAGGATGACCTTCGCAGTCGTCTCGTTTGTCTGCACAACGTCGAGAGAGAAGAACTCAAAGATAAGGTGA
- the LOC143181286 gene encoding uncharacterized protein LOC143181286 isoform X2 — MRAGFTLPTKITAFFRKDHRGLIAKNRYRPYSHASLTKILRSRDRLIDRQVFLWQVGVDRPSRSRINTIKIDTNVKAKRKRERKNKKEQDI; from the exons ATGCGAGCTGGTTTTACGTTACCAACGAAAATAACAGCGTTTTTCAGGAAAGACCACCGGGGTCTGATCGCCAAAAACCGCTATAGACCGTACAGCCACGCATCGCTCACTAAAATACTTCGATCGAGGGACCGCTTGATTGATCGTCAAGTCTTCCTGTGGCAGGTGGGCGTCGATCGACCTTCTAGATCACGTATTAACACAATCAAAATCGACACCAATGTGAAAGCGAAACGGAAG AGAGAGAGGAAAAACAAGAAAGAGCAAGATATATAG